The Saprospiraceae bacterium sequence ATCTTACTGAGGCAGTAGCAAAAGATATCATAGATTCAGGTATTTTACCCGCAGGAGCCCTTCAACTCATTTGTGGTAGTGCCGGCGACCTCCTGGACCATGTCAACTACCAGGATGTGGTCACTTTTACTGGTTCAGCATCTACCGGATTGAAATTAAAATCACATCCTAATATTCTGAGAGAATCAGTGCCCTTCAACATGGAAGCTGACTCACTGAATAGTATCATTTTGGGCCGTGATGCTGCCCCGGGCACTCCTGAGTTCGACTTATTTGTAAAAGAAGTCCGCAAAGAAATGACCGTAAAATGCGGGCAAAAATGTACTGCTGTACGAAGGATTATTGTCCCTGCTGACTATATGGATGATTTGCAAATCGCAATTGGAAAAGCATTGACGGGAATTGCTATCGGTGATCCTCGGACAGAAGGTGTACGTATGGGTGCGCTGGCAGGCCAGGATCAGGTCACAGAAGTCAAAGATAAGCTGAAAGAACTTATGTCTGATTCTCAGTTGGTGTATGGCGATCCTGAAGGATTTGAAGTCACGCATGGTTCGAAAGAAAAAGGAGCTTACATGGCTCCTGTTTTGTTGAGAAATGACCGACCTTTTGAACAAACATCCACGCATGAAATTGAAGCTTTTGGCCCTGTTTCTACCTTGATGCCTTATCAGGATATGGATGAAGCGGTGGAACTTGCAAGGAAAGGTAAAGGATCATTGTGTAGCTCTATCGTAACGTTTGATGATAATATTGCTCGTGAATATGTAGTCAATGCGGCCACCCATCACGGGAGAATCCTTGTACTAAATCGGGAATCTGCCAAAGAAAGCACCGGTCATGGATCACCGATGCCTTTGCTTGTACATGGTGGACCGGGACGTGCCGGTGGTGGCGAGGAGATGGGAGGATTGCGCGGGGTCAAACACTACATGCAACGATGTGCCATCCAGGGTACTCCTTCGAGTATTACAACTGTAACTTGCCAGTATCAGTACGGTGCCAGGTACATTGAGGACAACAAACACCCATTTAAAAAATATTTTGAAGAGCTGGAAATCGGCGAAACGCTCATCACGCACAAACGTACAGTGACAGATGCAGATATCGTCAATTTTGCCAATGTGTCGTGGGATCATTTCTATGCCCATACAGATGCTACCGCCCTGGAAGGGACACCCTTCAAAGAGCGAGTGGCACATGGTTATTTTGTATTGTCGGCAGCAGCTGGCTTATTTGTAGATGCCGCCAAAGGACAGGTCATGCTCAATTATGGTCTCGAAGAGTGCCGTTTTACCAAACCTGTATATGCCGGTATGACCATCGGTGTGCGTCTGACAGTCAAAGAAAAAGTAGCTCAGGAAAAAAGGGAAGATGAGGACTATACCAAAGGTATTGTCAAATGGCTCGTCGATGTATATGATGAAACCGGAGAGACGGTGGCAATTGCCACTATATTGACAATGGTCAAATTGAAGACTTAATAAAAAAATGATGTATATTTGTCCTAAAAAGTAGCCATGTCGCATTCCCTTAGGGTCTTACCGAATTATACTTATCAGGATTACCTTCGCTGGGAAGGCAGGTGGGAAATTATTGATGGCATAGCATTTGATATGAGCCCAATGCCAAGTCCTGTCCATCAAAGAATAGCATCCAGACTCAACACAGTTTTGCAGAATAGCATAGATAAAACCTCATGCTATTGTCATGTTTACCAGCCCATCGATCTCAAAATTTCAGAAAATACAGTTGTAAACCCAGACCTGCTTATCATATGTGAAGATGTTACCACACAATATTATGATAAGCCACCTAGTCTGGTTATAGAAATCATTTCGCCTGTTTCTCGTCTCAAAGATACATATACAAAATTTGAATTGTATCAAGGTTTTGGAATTAAATACTATATAATTGTTGATGCGGAAGACAAGAGTATAAAGACATTTCAACTTATATCCGGAGCATATGTACAAATATCCGCAAGATCCAAATTAGAAATCGAACTCAAAGATGGATGTGTCATTAAGCCCAATTTTGAAGATATTTTTACCTAAAAATGTAAGTCTTCTTTGGATGATACACCGATTCAGAATACAATAACTAATTTTATGTCAGAAGGCCATATCACCTCCACTTACAAAGATCACATCACTACCATAGAGTTTTATCACCCTGCTCAAAATTCCATGCCGGGTTATCTCCTTGCTGATCTGGTCAACCATATCCATCAGGCAGGTGCTGATGAAAGAACTTTTATTATTGCACTCAAAAGCAGTGGGGATCGTACCTTCTGTGCCGGTGCCAGTTTTACGGAGTTAGCTGCCATTGAAAGTTTTGAATCTGGTAAGACCTTTTTTATGGGATTTGCAAGTGTGATCAATGCGATCAGAAAATGCCCCAAAATAGTGATCGGGCGTGTACATGGTAAAGCTGTGGGCGGTGGTGTAGGCCTAGCTGCTGCTTGCGACTACTGCATGGCTAGCAAATATGCCTCTGTCAGACTTTCCGAATTGGCAGTTGGCATCGGTCCTTTTGTGATCGGCCCCGCTGTAGAACGAAAAATTGGACTTTCAGCTTTCAGCCATCTCGCTATCAATGCAGATGAATGGCAGACGGCAGAATGGGCCAAACAGAAAGGACTGTTTACGGAAGCTTTTGAGTCTGTCGAACAATTGGATGCATACTTAGATCATTTTACTGAAAGTCTGATAACCAAAAGTCCGGAAGCACTCTCAGCACTTAAGAAGATTTTTTGGGAAGGTACAGAACATTGGGATACACTCCTGGAACAAAGGGCTGAGATCAGTGGGAAGCTGATCCTCACGGAGATGGCCAGAAATGCGATCAGTAAATTTTTGAAAAATGTGTGATACATGTCAAAAAAAACAGTTATAATATTGAAATCTGATGCTCATAGCCTAAAAGTCATAGCTTAAATTTAAGTTATTAATGCACCTTGCCTTGGAATATATAACAAAAGTTATATTCATTTTATGTTTTTTTCAATTATTTTTGCTTTGAATTTCAATACATATAATCTTTTAATTAACACCTTATGAGAGTATTTTACATTTCTTTTTTTCTTTTTTGCTGTCTTAGTGTTTTAAAAAGTCAAACATTTAGTTTGACATCAGGTGGAGGAGGAAGTGTTACTGCAAGCTTTAGTGGCAACCCCTCATGTGTGTATTCCGTTACTTTCTCATGCCCTACATGTACACCTACTACTTTATCATGTACAGGTGTATCAAATGCAACTTCTTGTACTGTAAGTTTTATATCATTGGGGTCAGGGAGTAATTCTATTTCTGCAGCATTTACAAGAACTGCTGGGTCTAATGTTCAATGTCCTGCTACTGGGTCTGCAGGGCCAATAACTGTGTTGCCTATAGAATTAAAAAGTTTCGAAATAAAAAATAATGCGAATGCCGTAAATATGCTTTGGGTTACCGCATCTGAAACCAACAATGATTTTTTCACCCTTCAGAGATCAGCAGATGCAGTGCATTTTGAAAATATTGCCATTATTGAGGGAGCTGGAAATAGCAGCACAGAAATTTATTATAGTTTTACTGATGTTTCTCCATTGAGAGGTACCAACTATTATCGGATCAAACAGACAGATTTTGACGGAAAATTTTCATACTCTGATGTAAGATCAGTCAGTATGGTAACTGCAGAAAAATCACAATTAAACACCTTTATAACAGACAATATTCTGGTGGTCAATACGCCCCTTGAAGACTATGATGTGATTATTTACAACAGCTGGGGCACAGAGGTAAAAAGATACCATAATTTGCAAAATTACAGCACTATAGATGTACAGGATTTGAAATCAGGTGCACTCATCATACGTATCTCCTATGATGGTGGGTCAGAGACACATCGGGTTGTGAAGTTGTAAACCACTTTGAAGGTTTTGTTGTGGCGGTACCCAAGGGTTGCATTAATTCTGCTTTGTCAAATTTTACGGACTTTCCGATTGATTGGCAAACTTAAATAGTTGTGCCCCTAATTTAACGTGAATTCGGGTTAAAATTCATGCAATAATTGCAATAAAGACTTTTTCTAAAAACTCAATATGATACCATCACCACCTGCTTCTTAATGACACATTTTTACAGGCTAAGGCACATTGTATGTCCTTTGATTGTGCAGAAAAAAATAACCTAAACCTCCTTCTATATTGGTAAAAATATCCGATGGTGTAGCAAAAGGATTGTCTCTGCTTTCAAAATGAACATTGGCGGTTTTACTGTATTTAAAGTATGACTCAGAGACATTTCTCCATCTGAGTTGAATATTGCCTATGGCTTGCTGCTCTGTTATCCTGTAAAACTGAAAACTCATGGTTTTGTCCTGTCCTTCAAATGCCTGATCACCGAATAAAACTCCGCTGTTTCTTACCGACTCGACTGATCCGGGTTCGTTCACAGATGTGTATGTGCTTCTGAATGGTTGATCTTTTGCATATCTTGTCAGTACCAAAACTTCATAAAAATCTTTGCCTGAAAGATCAGTAAAGCTCACATCTACCTTGCTACGCATGTCGCCATCAGGTGTGATACCTCCGTTTTCCACAAACTTCAGTGTTTTTAATTGGAGCAAAGCAGGTACTGTCTGAGTTGCAAAGATGGGTTTAAATCCCGCATGAGAAGCTTGTATATCGCATTTTTGTCCGGCTTTGAGTGGCCCGTTCAATTTTATGATAAATAGTCCTTTGTTATAAGTTTTGTTGGTTTGTTCGATGCTATTTACATAAAAGGTAAGTTGCGGATTGACTACCATAGTATCTTTTTTATCATCCAGAATACCGAAATTTTCAGTAATCTTTATCTGGATGGTGGAATCACCTGCTTTTGCTTCTGCTATGATGACTAATTTTTTCTCAAATGGAGGTGGGTCGAGTGTAAGGGTTGTTTCAAAAAAATCGGTACATGATGACAATAATACCATCATAAAAGTACACACCAGGAAATGTTTATGTTGTGATTTCATTTTTATCTTTGCTTTATTAAAAATCAAAGGACCAGTTGATATAAGGTATCAAAGGAAACAATGTAATTTGTTTGAGTTTAGTGGATTTCACATTATTTTCGTCATATGATGTGTCAAAATATACAAAAAACGGATTGTTATTGGCATAGGTATTATATGCTCCGACAGACCATGTTCTTGTATATTTGGCTTTCTTTTTTACAAAATTGATACCCACATCCAGCCTGTGGTATGGACGCATACGGTAACTGTTGCGTGGTCCGAAGGTTTCTACATTCCCTGCAGGCGAGCCATATGACGAATTGGTCAATGTCACACCGTTTCCGGTGCCAAATACCCAAGTCGCAGCAAGGTTGATTTTTTTGCTCAGGTCATACATACCCACGAGTGAAATATCATGTCTGCGGTCATACCTGAATGGAAATTTTTTACCGTCATTGATCTCATCAAACTGACGATTGGACCACGACAATGTGTAGCCTATCCAACCACTAAATCGGCCCTCTTTTTTCTGCAAAAACAACTCCAATCCATAAGAGTCACCATTGCCCTGGGTCACTCTGTCCTGCCAGTCAGAAAGGTCAAAAAGCCCCTCACCATCTTTGTATGCAATCAGATTTTTCATCTTTTTGTAGTAACCTTCCAGACTGACTTCATAATTTTTAAATGTTTTGGCAAAACCGGCAGCGACCTGCCATGAGTCCTGTGGCTTGATCCTCGCTGTCGTAGGTAGCCACAAGTCTGTGGGTAAGCCTATACCTTCAAATGCCAGTAAATTGATATACTGTCTCATAGTAGCAAAAGAAGCCTTAAATCCGATATCGCCCGGAATCACCTGATTGAAACTTATTCTGGGTTGCAGTGAGGTATATACTTTGTCCTGAACAGCAAATCCTGAAAAATGCAATCCTGCATTCACCTTTGTATTTTTTGTCAATGTGATATCATCTTCCACATAAGATGCAAATTCTGTAGCAAAAACTTCCTTTTGTCCGATTTCTGTATTGAAGTTTAGATTATCTCTTGTATTCTTTTGGTTCAATGTAAATAGTCCCGGATCAAACTGATGATAGATGACATTTGCCCCTGTTTTAATATAATGTTTGGTGGAAGGTATATAATCAAAATCTATTTTAAATGCAAGATCCCGGATACCTGACAAATACTTAATGCCTATCTCGTCTATATCAGAAGAAGAAGGAAATTCTGTACCGGACAATACTCGTGTGTCAAGCTTGTACTGACTATAAGTTAGGGTTGTATTAGCAAATATTTTATTGGAAATCTCTCTGTTCCACCTTAATGCCGATGTGATATTGCCCCATCCCAGACCAGTGTCTGAATAATTTTTTGCTGTTCCTGATTTGTCTTTCTGATCAAAATAAAACTTATCCCTTCCTGTGTAGACACTCAGATACAATCGGTCTCTGTCTGATAGTCTGTGATTGATTTTTCCGTTCAGGTCATAAAAGTAATACCCTACCGAGCCGTCTGTATCATCATCTGCAAATCCTTGTCTGATGATAGGCTGTGCCAATACATCGATATAAGTCCGTCTGCCAGAGATCAAAAAAGAAGTTTTGCCTTTGTTGATAGGCCCTTCGAGTGTAAACTTCGACGCCACCAGTCCTATAGAAGCATTTCCATGAAACTCCTTATTGTTGCCTTCTTTCATATTGATATCCAACACTGAAGAAAGGCGGCCTCCATATCTTGCCGGAAATCCTCCTTTGATTAATTTTACATCTTTGATCGCATCTGAATTGAATACGGAGAAAAATCCAAACAGATGTGATGCGTTGTATACCGGCACGCCATCAAGCAAAATCAAATTCTGATCAGGGCTACCTCCTCGTACATAAAACCCGCTTTGACCTTCTCCTCCCGACTGTACCCCTGGTAGCAGCTGCAATACTCTCAGTAAATCTACTTCGCCCAATAAAGCCGGTACTTTTTTAATTTGTTTTATGGGAATCTCTGCCACACTCATCTGTGTTTCACGCTCAATTTTCTTTTCTTTGCTGGCGATGATTTCTACGGTTTCCAGCTGGACTTCAGCTTTCAGACTTACATCAATCTTTATGTCTTTGATGACATCGATGGTCCTATTTTCATTATTGTACCCAATGTATGAAAATACAAGATCCAGGTTTGGTGAAACAGGTACAGTAATAGAATAAAACCCGTATGTGTTGGTTACAGTTCCGATAGCAAGAGAAGGTATAAATATATTGGCACCGATGAGTTTTTCTCCGGTGGCTGCATCTTCGACATATCCGCTGATGACTTTATTTTGAGCAGTTGATAGGGTAGTGTAGCCTGAAACAAAAATGGTAATTACCAGGATATATAACTTCATGTGTATTTCTTTACTTACTCCTTAACGGGCATAAAGGCATACATGTTGCTTTTAGAAACAACAAATTAAGATAAGTTTAACGCATCACTTATCATTCATAAAGCTACACTATTTATTGACAGTTGCCAATAATGTAACAATAAATACCAAACTTATAAATGTGTTAAAATGTAAAATTATTCTATAGGCGTTATTATTTAAATGATTAATGCGTAAACACGTCCTGATACAAAATAGGCCGTGCATACTCTTCGTTAAATGCACATTTGATCACATCAAACGCTGTCACAATCCCCTTCAGTTCATTGTCTACATTTACTACAGGTATCATTTTGAATCTCTTGTCAGCAAATAATTCTGCTGCTGTACCTACTTTGTCTTTAGGGGTGATTCTGACAACTTTTGATGTCATCACGTCTTTGACTTTTAGGTCGTTTTCAAGATTGAACCTGGAGATTTTCAACACATCTGAAGAGGTGATCAAGCCTACTAATTTTCCGTGATCCACTACCGGTAACTGTTGGAATTCTGATTCCAAAAAGAATTGAGAAAGATCATCAATTGACTGATTTGGGTGAGCAGTCACCGGATCTTTCGTCATAATCGAACGTACTTCTAAGTTCATCATAACAATATCGATTTATGGCTGTTAAAAAATAAAGTCTATCAAGGACGAATATACAAAAAGTATTCTGAAAATCAAAACTTTATGTAAAAAAATTTATCTTCGGATGAAGATACAGAACATTTTATTTCTTCCGCGAGACCTTTTATTCATTTTCATCAAACAAAATACTCAGTTATTGACTCTTAGATAATCTATCAGCCCTGATAGAATTTTTTGGGCCATTTGCTGTCTGAACTCAGGGTCAGCCAGTTTTTCTTCATCTTCTGCATGAGACATAAAGGCCTGCTCAACAAGAACAGAAGGCATCTGTGAAGCTCGCGTCACAGTGTAATTAAAAGATCCGACCACTCCAAATTCCTTCAGGTCAAGTTCGAGCAACCTGTCATAAATGCTCCCTGCCAACGGAGCCCAGAAAGGATTGTGCCAATAAGTACTCGTCCCTGCAACGGATAAATAACCTCGACCACCGGCATTGGCGTGGATGCTTATCAGCAGATCGGCATCAGATTCTATTGCAATATCCCTTTTGGTCAAAAGACTCATGTCCTTATCGGAGTCACGAACCTGCACAACATTGGCTCCCAAGGATCTGCATAATTCTCCAAGCCTTAATGATAAATCAAGATTGATATCTTTTTCAAGCAATCCTGATAATCCCACAGCGCCGGTATTGGAACCACCATGTCCGGCTTCAATAGCTATCTTTAAGCCAGTAAGAGGACTTTTATTTGTAAGGTCAAAAGCAGGAGGATATTTAACCTTTAATAAAAGCCTTTTACCGTCCGGTTTGATATCATAACCCCAAATATTCGAAGTGTTGAGATGTACAAATATTTTATATGTATCCGGTGTCGTCTGTTGCCAGGTTACCCTTTCAATGATTTTTCTTTTATTCATGTGTGTTATCCAGGTGCTGGCGGTCTGAACACCATACAGGGTAACCACAATCCTATTCTGATCAGGTTCGGGAAATATCTCATATGGTACACTCTCCGGATACGGAATGCTCAATACATCAGCATCTGAAGATGGTCCGCAAGACATGGTGGTAATAACATATGAAGGGGTAACTGTTTCTTCCGGCAACAACTCTACATCATCTTTATGTATAAATCCACTTTCTATGCTGCTTAACTTTATTCTGTAATAATCACCTGACCTTCCGCTGGTCTTAAGTATAACTCCGAGGTTTAGCTCTGATCTTATCGGTCCACCTAATCTTGGCGCAGCCAGATTGTATGTCAGGCGTGAGTGTGGGTTTTTTACTTTAACTACGGGAAATTCTTCTATTTGCTTAACTTTAAATGTGGTTGAAAAATCTACCTGACTTTTTTCAGTGCCATTAGATGTTGAAATTTGTGGCAGTAAAGTATATGTTTTTCCTGTTTTTAAGCTACTCAAATAAAGGTTTGCCTTATAAAGTGAGTAATCGTCAAAATCTTCACGCGAACATTTAATTCTTATTTTACCTGGCATTACGTTTACATATCCATGCTGACCTTTTGACCCCTGAAAACTTACTCTCACCATATCATCTGAAAGTAACTCCATCACTGAAGCCGGTTCAAAACTCTTCTGATCTATCCAAAGCGGAAACACAGGTCTTGTTTTTGGATTTTTGGAGTAAATAAACTCCCGTTCATAAAAAACAGACAAAGAATCCTCATCCATGACTGTAGCCCTTATGCGGTTTGGTCCTTCATTCAGTGTAATTTTCTTGAAGAATATCCCGGTTTTATATTGCTTTACCGGGTCCCCGTTGATCCATACTTTTGCGGGGTAATTCGTTTTGCATAATAATTCAAATTCAGGGAGATCGGTAATTTCCCTCGGCATTTTTCGGAATTCAACCCAGGGAGATTTTCTTGATGTCTTGCCTTTAGTATCAACAGTATAATGGTATGGAACCATCCAGTCTGATGTTAAAATTTTTAAAGACACTGACTCTGCAGTTAAATTTAAAGTGTCTTTTTTTGTTGTAATGAAATGGATACATCCTTCAGTATCAGTGGTCATCGATTTATTACCTGGACGAAGTTTTATTTTTCTGCCACCGGGATTTGCCGGAAAAAAAGGAGACATGTCAATTCTGAACACCTGTTCAGGCTTAATTTTTTTAAGAGATTTCCTGAGGTTTGCCACACCTTCATTCCTATTGTTGTGATTTCTTTCAATGATACTATCAGGAACCATCAGGTCAATTACACCGTCTATCAAAAATTGATTAGCCCTTTTATATTCATCCTCATTTGTCCAAATTACAAAATTTACAAGATATGGCTTCAGCAACATGGTTTCAACAGTCATGGTTTCAATCAGATCCTGAGAATGACCGGAAATTTTGATTCCAAGGCCATCAATAGCATAATTAGTAACGAGGTGCTGAACTTCTTTTTTAAGATCGGTCCTCAATTTATCAGCGGAAGCCGCGATGTCAGTTTCTGAAGAAAATGACATGTCAACAACAACATAGATTTTTTGCTTTTTGGAGTGTGCGCTATCGACAATGTCTTTTAATTCAGCATAACCTTTGTCCGTATAGAAAAAAACTGTGTTTTGTACATTATCTTTTCTGTCAGACGTATCCAGGATTTTCTGTTGGGTTTTGCATCCTGTAAAAATTATTGTCAGGATAATTAGAGCCGTCCTTAATTGGAGCAATATTTTTGTATTTCTCATCTATATAGGAGATATTTCTGCCTGATTTTTATGAAATCACTTACCTGTTCCTGACAAGTTTTTACAATTTCTTCAACAGTCGCACCTGGTTTTTCCAATCTTTTGATAATAGCCGGCGGAGACCAAACAAGAGAGTCCGGATTTGTCTTGCGATATGCATCAAAAGTGTGGACAGCCGCTTCAACAGATCTGAAAACTGCCGGGTCGGTCACCAAAACCTCTACGCCATGACTCATTTTTTGCCATGGTTTATTTCGCGGATTGCTTTTTGCATGATAATCGGGTATAAAATGGACAGGGCGGAAATGTACGCCTTTGATACCTCTCGTATTGAGATCGTTTGCTGCTTTTTCGGCATCAATCCATGTGGCACCTGTCATTAAAAAAGGTTTTGTAGTACCTCTCCCTTCGGAAATATTGGTCCTTTCAAACAAACATTGTCCGGGATAGACAATAGCCGTTTCAAGCGTTCCCATATTGGGTGACGGCATTACCCATAAAAGTCCGGTTTCATTCCATAACATATTTCT is a genomic window containing:
- a CDS encoding CBS domain-containing protein, whose protein sequence is MMNLEVRSIMTKDPVTAHPNQSIDDLSQFFLESEFQQLPVVDHGKLVGLITSSDVLKISRFNLENDLKVKDVMTSKVVRITPKDKVGTAAELFADKRFKMIPVVNVDNELKGIVTAFDVIKCAFNEEYARPILYQDVFTH
- a CDS encoding TonB-dependent receptor yields the protein MKLYILVITIFVSGYTTLSTAQNKVISGYVEDAATGEKLIGANIFIPSLAIGTVTNTYGFYSITVPVSPNLDLVFSYIGYNNENRTIDVIKDIKIDVSLKAEVQLETVEIIASKEKKIERETQMSVAEIPIKQIKKVPALLGEVDLLRVLQLLPGVQSGGEGQSGFYVRGGSPDQNLILLDGVPVYNASHLFGFFSVFNSDAIKDVKLIKGGFPARYGGRLSSVLDINMKEGNNKEFHGNASIGLVASKFTLEGPINKGKTSFLISGRRTYIDVLAQPIIRQGFADDDTDGSVGYYFYDLNGKINHRLSDRDRLYLSVYTGRDKFYFDQKDKSGTAKNYSDTGLGWGNITSALRWNREISNKIFANTTLTYSQYKLDTRVLSGTEFPSSSDIDEIGIKYLSGIRDLAFKIDFDYIPSTKHYIKTGANVIYHQFDPGLFTLNQKNTRDNLNFNTEIGQKEVFATEFASYVEDDITLTKNTKVNAGLHFSGFAVQDKVYTSLQPRISFNQVIPGDIGFKASFATMRQYINLLAFEGIGLPTDLWLPTTARIKPQDSWQVAAGFAKTFKNYEVSLEGYYKKMKNLIAYKDGEGLFDLSDWQDRVTQGNGDSYGLELFLQKKEGRFSGWIGYTLSWSNRQFDEINDGKKFPFRYDRRHDISLVGMYDLSKKINLAATWVFGTGNGVTLTNSSYGSPAGNVETFGPRNSYRMRPYHRLDVGINFVKKKAKYTRTWSVGAYNTYANNNPFFVYFDTSYDENNVKSTKLKQITLFPLIPYINWSFDF
- a CDS encoding enoyl-CoA hydratase/isomerase family protein, whose protein sequence is MSEGHITSTYKDHITTIEFYHPAQNSMPGYLLADLVNHIHQAGADERTFIIALKSSGDRTFCAGASFTELAAIESFESGKTFFMGFASVINAIRKCPKIVIGRVHGKAVGGGVGLAAACDYCMASKYASVRLSELAVGIGPFVIGPAVERKIGLSAFSHLAINADEWQTAEWAKQKGLFTEAFESVEQLDAYLDHFTESLITKSPEALSALKKIFWEGTEHWDTLLEQRAEISGKLILTEMARNAISKFLKNV
- a CDS encoding T9SS type A sorting domain-containing protein, which produces MTSGGGGSVTASFSGNPSCVYSVTFSCPTCTPTTLSCTGVSNATSCTVSFISLGSGSNSISAAFTRTAGSNVQCPATGSAGPITVLPIELKSFEIKNNANAVNMLWVTASETNNDFFTLQRSADAVHFENIAIIEGAGNSSTEIYYSFTDVSPLRGTNYYRIKQTDFDGKFSYSDVRSVSMVTAEKSQLNTFITDNILVVNTPLEDYDVIIYNSWGTEVKRYHNLQNYSTIDVQDLKSGALIIRISYDGGSETHRVVKL
- a CDS encoding N-acetylmuramoyl-L-alanine amidase, translated to MRNTKILLQLRTALIILTIIFTGCKTQQKILDTSDRKDNVQNTVFFYTDKGYAELKDIVDSAHSKKQKIYVVVDMSFSSETDIAASADKLRTDLKKEVQHLVTNYAIDGLGIKISGHSQDLIETMTVETMLLKPYLVNFVIWTNEDEYKRANQFLIDGVIDLMVPDSIIERNHNNRNEGVANLRKSLKKIKPEQVFRIDMSPFFPANPGGRKIKLRPGNKSMTTDTEGCIHFITTKKDTLNLTAESVSLKILTSDWMVPYHYTVDTKGKTSRKSPWVEFRKMPREITDLPEFELLCKTNYPAKVWINGDPVKQYKTGIFFKKITLNEGPNRIRATVMDEDSLSVFYEREFIYSKNPKTRPVFPLWIDQKSFEPASVMELLSDDMVRVSFQGSKGQHGYVNVMPGKIRIKCSREDFDDYSLYKANLYLSSLKTGKTYTLLPQISTSNGTEKSQVDFSTTFKVKQIEEFPVVKVKNPHSRLTYNLAAPRLGGPIRSELNLGVILKTSGRSGDYYRIKLSSIESGFIHKDDVELLPEETVTPSYVITTMSCGPSSDADVLSIPYPESVPYEIFPEPDQNRIVVTLYGVQTASTWITHMNKRKIIERVTWQQTTPDTYKIFVHLNTSNIWGYDIKPDGKRLLLKVKYPPAFDLTNKSPLTGLKIAIEAGHGGSNTGAVGLSGLLEKDINLDLSLRLGELCRSLGANVVQVRDSDKDMSLLTKRDIAIESDADLLISIHANAGGRGYLSVAGTSTYWHNPFWAPLAGSIYDRLLELDLKEFGVVGSFNYTVTRASQMPSVLVEQAFMSHAEDEEKLADPEFRQQMAQKILSGLIDYLRVNN
- the paaZ gene encoding phenylacetic acid degradation bifunctional protein PaaZ — protein: MKLKNYAAGRWMEGEGTGQLLVDASTGQEVAIATSKGLDFAHMLDYGRKTGNKNLRKLTFQERGRMIKSLAMYLMERKEKYYDVSYKTGATRSDSWIDIEGGIGNLFAYASLRKKLPDLPYFAEGEPIGLSKGGTFMGHHILVPKEGVAVHINAFNFPVWGMLEKCAVNWLAGVPAIVKPATLTSYLTEAVAKDIIDSGILPAGALQLICGSAGDLLDHVNYQDVVTFTGSASTGLKLKSHPNILRESVPFNMEADSLNSIILGRDAAPGTPEFDLFVKEVRKEMTVKCGQKCTAVRRIIVPADYMDDLQIAIGKALTGIAIGDPRTEGVRMGALAGQDQVTEVKDKLKELMSDSQLVYGDPEGFEVTHGSKEKGAYMAPVLLRNDRPFEQTSTHEIEAFGPVSTLMPYQDMDEAVELARKGKGSLCSSIVTFDDNIAREYVVNAATHHGRILVLNRESAKESTGHGSPMPLLVHGGPGRAGGGEEMGGLRGVKHYMQRCAIQGTPSSITTVTCQYQYGARYIEDNKHPFKKYFEELEIGETLITHKRTVTDADIVNFANVSWDHFYAHTDATALEGTPFKERVAHGYFVLSAAAGLFVDAAKGQVMLNYGLEECRFTKPVYAGMTIGVRLTVKEKVAQEKREDEDYTKGIVKWLVDVYDETGETVAIATILTMVKLKT
- a CDS encoding Uma2 family endonuclease translates to MSHSLRVLPNYTYQDYLRWEGRWEIIDGIAFDMSPMPSPVHQRIASRLNTVLQNSIDKTSCYCHVYQPIDLKISENTVVNPDLLIICEDVTTQYYDKPPSLVIEIISPVSRLKDTYTKFELYQGFGIKYYIIVDAEDKSIKTFQLISGAYVQISARSKLEIELKDGCVIKPNFEDIFT
- a CDS encoding DUF4249 domain-containing protein, whose amino-acid sequence is MKSQHKHFLVCTFMMVLLSSCTDFFETTLTLDPPPFEKKLVIIAEAKAGDSTIQIKITENFGILDDKKDTMVVNPQLTFYVNSIEQTNKTYNKGLFIIKLNGPLKAGQKCDIQASHAGFKPIFATQTVPALLQLKTLKFVENGGITPDGDMRSKVDVSFTDLSGKDFYEVLVLTRYAKDQPFRSTYTSVNEPGSVESVRNSGVLFGDQAFEGQDKTMSFQFYRITEQQAIGNIQLRWRNVSESYFKYSKTANVHFESRDNPFATPSDIFTNIEGGLGYFFLHNQRTYNVP